CAGAGATGACCACGCGACTCGACGACATCGTCGACGACTGGGAGTACGACAGCCGTTCGGAGGCGATCAGAGACGCTCTGCGTGACTTCTTCGGTGCCTACGAGTGGGAGTCGGCCGACGACACCGTCCACCACGGCACCGTCGTCGTCGTCCACGACCACCACGTCGACGGGATCGCCGACCAGCTTCAGACGATCCAACACGAGATGGCCGACCTGATCACGTCGGTCCAGCACATCCACCTCTCGCACGACACCTGCATGGAGACGCTGGTCGTCGAGGGGGCGGGCACTGCGATCACCGAACTGGCGAACCGCCTGCGGGCGATCGGCGGCGTCAATCAGGTCAAGGTCGTCGTCGTCGGCGACTGATCGCGCCGGGCGTCGGGGAGTACCGCGTCACCACCGTCCCGAGCCGCGAACCCACCAAGCTATTACGACGGCGTGAGCGTACCGTCGCGTATGCCGGCCAAGTCAGGCGCTTCACACTCGACGGGCTATCTCGTCAGCGTCGTCGTCAGCGGACTGTTGATCGAACACATCCTGGCGTTCGCGCCGTCGTTCCGGCGCGTGTCCCGGATCGCCGGTGAGCTTCTCACCGCGTACACGAACGTCCCGATCTCCGAGGAGGCCGCCGGAATGTTGCTCGTGACGGCGGTCCTCGTCGGCGTCTGGGGCGTCGGCTACCACCTCTATCGGCACTGAGGGCTGTCGTGCCGCGAGGGACGGGCTTTTTACCGCCTGTCCCGAAGGCAGGATATGGATATTGTACCGGACACGAGCGTGGTCATCGACGGCCGCGTGTCCGAGCGGATCGAAGCCGACGCGGACCCCGACTCCGAGGTCGAGGGGACGGGCTTTGCGGGCGCGACCGTCGTCGTCCCCGAAGCGGTCGTGGGCGAACTCGAAGCACAGGCCAACGACGGCCGAGAGACCGGCTGGGAGGGGCTCGAAGAGCTCCAGCGCCTGGTCTCGCTGGACGAGGACGGCACCATCGACGTGGAGTACGTCGGCCGTCGGCCCGACGCCGTCGAGAAGCGCGAGGCCGGCGAAGGCGAGATCGACGCGCTCATCCGGGACGTGGCACAGGACCGCGGGGCGACGCTGGTGACGAGCGACGACGTGCAGGCCGAGGTCGCCAGCGCGAAGGGCATCCCCGTGGAGTTTCTGGACCCGATCGAGCGGACGGTCGATCGCTTGACCATCGAGAACTTCTTCGACGAGGCCACGATGAGCGTCCACCTCAAGGTCGGCGTCGCGCCCTTCGCCAAGCGCGGGTCGATCGGCGACATGGCCTACCAGCCGATCCGAGACGACCCCGCGACCGAGTCGGAGCTGCGATCGTACGCCGCCGACATCGAGGAGGCGGCCCACGCCAGTCCCGAGGGGTTCGTCGAGCTGTCCGAGCCGGGCATGACGATCATCCAGTACCGTGACTTCCGGATCGCCATCGCGCGCCCGCCCTTCTCGGACGCCCTGGAGATCACGGCCGTCAGACCGATCGTCAAGACGGAGCTTGACGACTACGAACACGCCGACGAGCTGCGCGACCGGCTCACCGACCACCAGCGGGGCGTCCTCATCTCGGGCTCGCCCGGTGCCGGGAAGTCGACGTTCGCCCAGGCCGTCGGGGAGTTCCTCGTCGACGCCGACTACGCCGTCAAGACGATGGAAAAGCCCCGCGACCTCCAGGTCGGCGACGAGATCAC
Above is a genomic segment from Halomicrobium sp. LC1Hm containing:
- the nikR gene encoding nickel-responsive transcriptional regulator NikR; protein product: MSDDLDRISLTLPAEMTTRLDDIVDDWEYDSRSEAIRDALRDFFGAYEWESADDTVHHGTVVVVHDHHVDGIADQLQTIQHEMADLITSVQHIHLSHDTCMETLVVEGAGTAITELANRLRAIGGVNQVKVVVVGD
- a CDS encoding PINc/VapC family ATPase, giving the protein MDIVPDTSVVIDGRVSERIEADADPDSEVEGTGFAGATVVVPEAVVGELEAQANDGRETGWEGLEELQRLVSLDEDGTIDVEYVGRRPDAVEKREAGEGEIDALIRDVAQDRGATLVTSDDVQAEVASAKGIPVEFLDPIERTVDRLTIENFFDEATMSVHLKVGVAPFAKRGSIGDMAYQPIRDDPATESELRSYAADIEEAAHASPEGFVELSEPGMTIIQYRDFRIAIARPPFSDALEITAVRPIVKTELDDYEHADELRDRLTDHQRGVLISGSPGAGKSTFAQAVGEFLVDADYAVKTMEKPRDLQVGDEITQYTELGGSMEKTADSLLMVRPDYTIYDEVRKTDDFEVFADMRLAGVGMIGVVHATRAIDALQRLIGRVELGLIPQIVDTVIYIEAGEVHTVYDVTTEVKVPDGLMEEDLARPVILIRDFETGEPKYEIYTFNRQVVTVPLDDGDGGPGTDSGVDRIAKQEIEREIRSIAHGHVEVELKSPDTAVVWVEESDISQVIGKGGGRITDVENRLGIDIDVRTLAEKPSDSSASSTSGSGANAPGQIVTPEITSRHVQIPMDGHQGDTVEVQADGEYLFTATVSRGGEIQVSRGSAIAEELEQAIDRGKTITVVPS